The following proteins are co-located in the Siansivirga zeaxanthinifaciens CC-SAMT-1 genome:
- a CDS encoding type III pantothenate kinase — protein MNLIIDVGNTVIKLAVFKNNDLLHRELVEVLQLENRISSIKAEYPKIKRAIISSVAKLSDEDFLKIKNNFNLLVLDPTVKLPFRNLYSTPKTLGVDRLALVCAAVSEFPSKNVLVIDAGTCITFDFVNSNNEYLGGAISPGIRMRYKALHNLTANLPLLETEMPDHFIGNSTKNAINSGVVYGVLNEIDGVIKAYKEEFSDLTVILTGGDSNFLSKQLKSSIFANSNFLLKGLNFILKYNSNE, from the coding sequence ATGAATTTAATTATTGATGTTGGTAATACGGTTATTAAATTGGCCGTTTTTAAAAACAATGACTTACTGCATAGAGAGTTAGTTGAAGTTCTTCAGCTAGAAAATAGAATTTCGAGTATTAAAGCGGAATATCCAAAAATAAAGCGTGCCATCATATCATCGGTAGCTAAGTTAAGCGATGAAGATTTTTTAAAAATCAAGAATAATTTTAACTTATTAGTATTAGACCCTACGGTTAAGCTTCCGTTTAGAAACTTATACAGTACACCTAAAACCTTAGGAGTCGATAGATTGGCGCTTGTTTGTGCAGCCGTTAGCGAATTTCCATCAAAAAATGTACTGGTAATCGATGCTGGAACTTGTATAACTTTCGATTTTGTAAACTCAAATAACGAATACTTAGGCGGTGCTATATCGCCTGGAATTCGAATGCGTTACAAAGCATTACATAATTTAACAGCCAATTTACCGTTATTAGAAACAGAAATGCCAGATCACTTTATTGGTAATTCGACTAAAAACGCCATAAATTCGGGCGTTGTTTACGGTGTGTTAAATGAAATTGATGGCGTAATTAAAGCCTATAAGGAAGAATTTTCAGATTTAACAGTTATTTTAACAGGAGGAGATAGTAATTTCTTGTCTAAACAATTAAAAAGTAGCATATTTGCGAACTCCAATTTCCTTTTAAAGGGATTGAACTTTATTTTAAAATATAATTCAAACGAATGA
- a CDS encoding membrane protein translates to MIKKLVLIFIAVFAIKSYGQEGIASPYSFYGIGSLKFKGTVENRSMGGLSIYTDSIHMNLRNPASYAGKNLDFLNNESRPVKYTVGGSYSSVNLKSNNGSDNTSSSTFDYLAMSVPIGKFGFGFGLLPYTSVGYKLESINSNGDVDNRFRGQGGLNKVFAGLGYQITKDLSVGVNFDYNFGNIQNSTLSFIYDSDNNLAQYQSRENNRSDLSGLTLNLGLSYKRMLNEKLELVTGLTYTPESNLTSNNQRSFSTISFSNTGREFELNKIDTDLESLGLKRTDLTLPSKLAFGAGIGEPRKWFAGIETEFQKTSNFSNPLYSSSTTKYENATSLSLGGFYIPEYNSFTSFFKRLVYRAGLHYEKTGLNIKDESINEFGMSFGLGIPVGSFFSNANLGLEIGKRGTVNSNLIQENFINFQLSLSLNDRWFQKRKYD, encoded by the coding sequence ATGATTAAAAAACTTGTATTAATTTTTATTGCAGTTTTTGCAATTAAAAGTTACGGGCAAGAGGGTATAGCCTCTCCTTACTCTTTTTACGGTATCGGAAGCCTTAAATTTAAAGGAACTGTAGAAAATAGAAGTATGGGTGGCTTAAGTATTTACACAGATAGTATTCATATGAATCTTAGAAACCCAGCTTCTTATGCGGGTAAAAATTTAGATTTCCTTAATAACGAAAGTAGGCCAGTTAAATATACTGTTGGTGGTAGTTATTCTAGTGTTAATTTAAAAAGCAACAATGGAAGCGATAATACATCGTCGAGTACTTTCGACTATTTAGCGATGTCTGTGCCAATTGGTAAGTTTGGTTTTGGTTTTGGATTATTGCCTTACACATCGGTTGGATATAAACTAGAATCTATTAATTCAAATGGTGATGTAGATAACAGGTTTAGAGGTCAAGGTGGATTAAATAAAGTGTTTGCTGGTTTAGGGTATCAAATTACTAAAGACTTAAGTGTTGGTGTAAATTTTGATTATAATTTTGGAAATATTCAAAACAGTACATTATCCTTTATTTACGATTCAGATAATAATTTAGCGCAATACCAATCAAGAGAAAATAATAGATCGGATTTAAGTGGTTTAACACTTAATTTAGGCTTGTCTTACAAAAGAATGCTTAATGAAAAATTGGAGTTAGTAACAGGGTTAACATACACTCCAGAGAGTAATTTAACCTCAAATAATCAGCGCTCATTCTCAACTATTTCCTTCTCAAATACAGGAAGAGAGTTTGAGTTGAATAAAATTGATACCGATTTAGAAAGCTTGGGTTTAAAAAGAACCGATTTAACATTGCCTTCTAAATTAGCCTTTGGTGCTGGTATTGGAGAGCCAAGAAAATGGTTTGCGGGTATAGAAACAGAATTTCAAAAAACCAGTAATTTTTCAAATCCGTTGTATTCAAGTAGTACCACAAAATATGAAAATGCTACAAGTTTATCTTTAGGAGGTTTTTATATTCCAGAGTACAATTCTTTTACAAGTTTCTTTAAAAGATTGGTTTACAGAGCCGGTTTACATTATGAAAAAACTGGTTTAAATATAAAAGACGAGTCAATAAACGAGTTTGGCATGTCTTTTGGATTAGGTATACCGGTTGGGAGTTTCTTTTCGAATGCTAACCTAGGATTAGAAATAGGAAAAAGAGGAACAGTTAATAGCAATTTAATACAAGAGAATTTTATTAATTTCCAATTAAGTTTATCTTTGAATGATAGATGGTTCCAGAAACGAAAATATGATTAA
- a CDS encoding efflux RND transporter periplasmic adaptor subunit — protein sequence MKKYVIYLSILALGLILGWFLFGNSSEKDTNHNHDKVSATNDMWTCSMHPQIMKTEAGDCPICGMDLIPVQSNSDGLLADQFRLTENAMALANIQTSIVGEGTINNSTVNLSGKIAENEETNTVQVSYFSGRIERLYVNATGESINKGQLLATIYSPELYAAQQELMTSASLKASQPNLYRAVRNKLKLWKLSESQINQIEASGKILENVPVYATVSGTVTEKLVMQGDYIKQGEPLLKVANLKTVWANFDVYESQINLFKKGQEVSLFTSANPNQEFKGTVDFIDPVLNTNTRTVKLRVVLNNSKNSFKPGMFVQGKIEGNVNTENPVLTIPETSVMWTGTRSLVYVKLDSNTPVFEMRTVTLGTKIGEQYEVVSGLKPGEEIVTNGTFTVDAAAQLQGKKSMMNASAEKQSEENKSNNQDVLVSEANPLKRMPVSEDFQKQLRKVYNNYISIKNALVSDDSEKAKLFATQLLEAFNGVDGKLLNDANVKKQWLAFADEIKTTSSFISKSLDIKMQRNHFKKLSLVLKNAVTVFGVKEKVFVEFCPMANDNNGAYWLSKDEAILNPYFGDAMITCGEVKQIIE from the coding sequence ATGAAAAAGTATGTAATATATCTGTCAATATTAGCCCTAGGGTTAATTTTAGGCTGGTTTTTATTTGGGAATTCTTCGGAAAAAGATACAAATCATAATCATGATAAGGTATCGGCCACGAACGACATGTGGACCTGTTCTATGCATCCTCAAATCATGAAAACCGAAGCTGGCGATTGCCCCATTTGTGGCATGGATTTAATTCCTGTGCAAAGTAATAGCGATGGTTTGTTGGCAGACCAATTTCGACTTACAGAAAACGCTATGGCATTGGCTAATATTCAAACCTCTATTGTTGGCGAAGGAACGATAAATAACAGCACAGTAAATTTAAGTGGGAAAATTGCCGAAAATGAAGAAACCAACACGGTACAAGTAAGTTATTTTTCAGGAAGAATTGAGCGCTTGTATGTTAATGCCACAGGCGAAAGTATAAATAAAGGTCAATTGTTAGCAACCATATATTCGCCAGAATTGTATGCCGCTCAACAGGAATTAATGACATCGGCATCTTTAAAAGCTTCTCAACCCAATTTATATCGCGCCGTTAGGAATAAATTAAAGTTATGGAAATTATCTGAAAGCCAAATAAATCAAATTGAAGCTTCGGGAAAAATTTTAGAAAATGTTCCTGTTTATGCTACAGTTTCTGGCACAGTTACCGAAAAATTAGTGATGCAAGGCGACTACATAAAACAAGGTGAACCCTTATTGAAAGTTGCCAATTTAAAGACGGTTTGGGCAAATTTTGATGTGTACGAGAGTCAAATTAATTTGTTTAAAAAAGGACAGGAAGTTTCACTCTTTACAAGCGCAAATCCTAATCAGGAATTTAAAGGAACAGTAGATTTTATAGACCCTGTTTTAAATACAAATACCAGAACGGTGAAACTAAGAGTGGTTTTAAATAATTCAAAAAATAGTTTTAAACCAGGTATGTTTGTTCAAGGTAAAATTGAAGGAAACGTTAATACAGAAAATCCTGTTTTAACCATACCTGAGACATCGGTTATGTGGACAGGTACGCGCTCGTTGGTATACGTTAAATTAGATTCTAACACACCCGTTTTTGAAATGCGAACCGTTACATTGGGAACTAAAATAGGTGAACAATACGAAGTTGTTTCTGGTTTAAAGCCAGGTGAAGAAATAGTAACCAATGGCACATTTACTGTGGATGCTGCTGCCCAATTACAAGGTAAAAAATCGATGATGAATGCTTCAGCTGAAAAGCAATCTGAAGAAAATAAATCGAATAATCAGGATGTATTGGTTTCAGAAGCTAATCCATTAAAAAGAATGCCTGTGTCCGAGGATTTTCAAAAGCAACTAAGAAAAGTATATAATAACTACATCAGCATAAAAAATGCTTTAGTTAGTGATGATTCAGAAAAGGCAAAGCTATTTGCAACCCAATTGTTGGAAGCATTTAATGGGGTAGATGGGAAGTTATTAAACGATGCAAACGTAAAGAAGCAATGGCTCGCTTTCGCGGATGAAATAAAAACGACTTCAAGTTTCATTTCAAAATCATTAGACATTAAAATGCAAAGAAATCATTTTAAAAAACTTTCTCTGGTATTAAAAAATGCAGTTACTGTATTTGGGGTTAAAGAAAAGGTATTTGTAGAATTTTGCCCTATGGCTAATGATAATAATGGCGCTTATTGGTTGAGTAAAGATGAAGCCATTTTAAATCCATATTTTGGAGATGCAATGATTACATGTGGAGAAGTTAAACAAATAATAGAATAA
- a CDS encoding TolC family protein yields the protein MKYLKLNINTILIFAFIFFFLEGNSQQLETYLDEALFSNPEIQKFELQYKIASEKVNEVNNIPNTELGVGYFVSEPETRTGAQRFKVSAKQMLPWFGNITARENYVSSLADSKYEDIVIAKRKLIASVSQSYYNLYGNKAKQAILKDNIKLLKTYETLALTSVEVGKASAVDVLRLQMRQNEMEQLLKVLQQQFLSEQTNFNKLLNREKSNKIKVIDTLFLPNEAIELNEDRLEFHPELLKFDKLYASVEQSELLNQKESSPMIGFGLDYINVNKRPNMDFSDNGKDIIMPMVSVSIPIFNKKYKSQTKQNALQQQEISVQKQARLNSLQILLDKAVNDRNSARISYETQTKNLKQAKDAESILIKSYETGTIDFNDVLDIQELQLKFQMNQIEAIQSYYLQTTIINYLTAY from the coding sequence ATGAAATATTTAAAATTGAATATAAACACCATCTTGATTTTTGCCTTTATTTTCTTTTTTTTAGAAGGTAATTCTCAGCAACTAGAAACTTATCTAGATGAAGCTTTGTTTAGCAACCCGGAAATTCAAAAATTTGAATTACAGTATAAAATTGCATCAGAAAAAGTAAATGAAGTCAATAACATACCTAACACAGAATTAGGAGTAGGCTATTTTGTTAGTGAACCAGAAACAAGAACCGGTGCCCAGCGATTTAAAGTGTCTGCAAAACAAATGTTACCTTGGTTTGGCAATATTACTGCCAGAGAAAATTATGTTAGTTCATTGGCCGATTCAAAATACGAAGACATTGTTATTGCCAAACGAAAGTTAATTGCTTCTGTTTCCCAATCGTATTACAATTTATATGGAAACAAAGCAAAACAAGCCATTTTAAAGGATAATATTAAACTCCTAAAAACCTATGAAACTTTAGCGTTAACTTCGGTTGAAGTTGGAAAAGCTTCAGCAGTTGATGTATTGCGATTGCAAATGCGCCAAAATGAAATGGAACAATTACTAAAAGTTTTACAGCAGCAGTTTTTATCTGAACAAACCAATTTTAACAAGCTTTTAAATCGGGAGAAATCGAATAAAATAAAAGTTATTGATACGTTATTTCTGCCTAATGAAGCTATAGAATTAAACGAAGACCGCCTAGAATTCCATCCCGAATTATTGAAGTTTGATAAGCTTTACGCTTCTGTTGAACAATCGGAATTATTAAATCAAAAAGAAAGTAGCCCCATGATTGGTTTTGGTTTAGATTATATTAATGTTAACAAGCGACCCAATATGGACTTTAGCGATAATGGTAAAGATATTATCATGCCAATGGTTTCGGTTTCTATTCCAATTTTTAATAAAAAATATAAATCGCAAACCAAACAAAACGCGTTGCAACAACAAGAAATTTCAGTACAAAAGCAAGCCCGTTTAAATAGCTTGCAAATACTTTTGGACAAGGCAGTTAACGATAGAAATTCTGCTAGAATAAGCTACGAAACGCAAACTAAAAATTTAAAACAAGCCAAGGACGCCGAATCTATTTTAATTAAAAGCTACGAAACGGGAACCATTGATTTTAATGATGTTTTAGATATTCAGGAGTTGCAATTAAAGTTTCAAATGAATCAAATAGAAGCCATCCAAAGCTATTATTTACAAACAACAATTATTAATTATTTAACAGCATACTAA
- a CDS encoding heavy metal translocating P-type ATPase, which yields MKHTYHIHGMSCNGCRSHVESTLSKLKGVSNASVNLEKAEATIEMEQHIPIETFQEALKNDGGSYSIHNSGDHKHASEKKSDKKPKGQGTGVFYCPMHCEGEKTYNKPGDCPVCGMDLVEEQNLSSTNSQVWTCPMHPEVEKDEAGACPICGMDLVPKEPDLTAEEKTYKTLLNKFWWSVVFTLPVFLIAMSEMIPNNPLYDIMEQKHWNWVQFSMSIPVVFYTAWMFFVRAYKSIKTWNLNMFTLIGIGAGVAWLFSVFGMFFPDFFPEQFKTASGAVHVYFEAATVILTLVLLGQLLEARAHSKTNSAVKELLKLAPNKAIKIEDGQEVEVKIDAIELNDILKVKPGGKIPVDGVITEGEASIDESMITGEPLPVDKAEGDKISSGTINGNQSFLMKAERVGGDTLLSQIIHMVNDASRSRAPIQNLADKISGYFVPVVVLISVITFIVWSVWGPNPAYVYALVNAIAVLIIACPCALGLATPMSVMVGVGKGASHGVLIKNAEALEKMNRVHTLIIDKTGTLTEGKPTVEKVVSFSDDYSDTDILKYIVALNSNSEHPLASATVNYGKSQNVDVLNVEKFNAVTGKGVEGIVNNKKISLGNPKMISHANANLFPEIEAAAKAHQKEGKTVSYLSIDNQVSGFVIIGDKIKKTSAEAIKALQEKGIDVVMLTGDNYETAQAVAKTLQLKDFNASMLPEHKMQEVEKLQKAGKIVAMAGDGINDAPALAKSDVGIAMGTGTDVAIESAMITLVKGDLQGIVKARHLSEAVMRNIKQNLFFALIYNTIGVPIAAGVLFPFFGILLSPMIAALAMSFSSVSVITNALRLRNIKI from the coding sequence ATGAAACATACATATCACATACACGGCATGTCTTGTAATGGTTGTAGAAGCCATGTAGAGTCTACATTGTCAAAATTAAAAGGTGTTTCTAACGCGTCGGTAAATTTAGAAAAAGCAGAGGCAACCATTGAAATGGAACAGCATATTCCTATTGAAACCTTTCAAGAAGCATTAAAAAATGACGGCGGTAGTTACAGTATTCATAACTCGGGAGACCATAAGCATGCATCAGAAAAAAAATCTGATAAAAAACCTAAAGGGCAAGGAACGGGTGTGTTTTATTGTCCGATGCATTGCGAAGGTGAAAAAACATACAACAAACCCGGCGATTGTCCGGTTTGCGGAATGGATTTAGTTGAAGAACAAAATTTATCGTCCACAAATTCTCAAGTATGGACCTGCCCAATGCATCCCGAAGTTGAAAAAGATGAAGCTGGAGCGTGTCCTATTTGTGGGATGGATTTAGTGCCAAAAGAACCAGATTTAACGGCAGAAGAGAAAACCTATAAAACGCTATTAAATAAATTTTGGTGGTCTGTAGTCTTTACATTGCCTGTGTTTTTAATAGCTATGAGCGAAATGATTCCTAATAATCCGCTTTACGATATTATGGAGCAAAAACATTGGAATTGGGTGCAGTTTTCAATGTCTATTCCAGTGGTGTTTTATACCGCTTGGATGTTTTTTGTTAGAGCATATAAGAGTATAAAAACATGGAATTTAAACATGTTTACGCTAATTGGTATTGGAGCCGGTGTAGCTTGGTTGTTTAGTGTTTTTGGTATGTTTTTTCCAGATTTTTTTCCAGAGCAATTTAAAACAGCATCGGGTGCGGTTCATGTTTATTTCGAAGCAGCAACGGTAATATTAACACTCGTTTTGTTAGGACAATTATTAGAAGCTCGAGCGCATAGTAAAACCAATTCGGCGGTTAAAGAACTATTAAAATTAGCACCCAATAAGGCTATAAAAATTGAAGATGGGCAAGAGGTTGAAGTCAAAATAGATGCGATAGAATTAAACGATATATTAAAAGTAAAACCAGGAGGTAAAATTCCAGTTGATGGTGTTATAACAGAAGGCGAGGCGAGCATAGATGAATCTATGATTACAGGCGAACCTTTGCCAGTAGACAAAGCCGAAGGCGATAAAATAAGTAGCGGAACCATAAACGGCAATCAATCTTTTTTAATGAAAGCCGAAAGGGTTGGCGGCGATACCCTTTTGTCTCAAATTATACACATGGTAAATGATGCGAGCAGAAGTCGTGCTCCCATTCAAAATTTAGCAGATAAAATTTCGGGGTATTTTGTGCCTGTGGTTGTTCTTATATCTGTAATAACTTTTATTGTTTGGTCTGTTTGGGGGCCAAATCCTGCTTATGTTTATGCTTTGGTAAATGCCATAGCGGTTTTAATTATAGCGTGTCCTTGTGCATTAGGACTAGCAACACCCATGTCTGTAATGGTTGGTGTTGGTAAAGGCGCCAGTCATGGCGTGCTAATTAAAAATGCCGAAGCACTCGAAAAAATGAATCGGGTTCATACTTTAATTATAGATAAAACAGGAACTTTAACCGAGGGAAAACCAACCGTTGAAAAGGTGGTGTCTTTTAGTGATGATTACTCCGACACAGATATTTTAAAATACATCGTCGCTTTAAACAGTAACAGTGAGCATCCACTGGCCTCGGCAACTGTAAATTATGGTAAATCGCAAAATGTTGATGTTTTAAATGTTGAAAAATTTAATGCCGTAACTGGAAAAGGTGTTGAAGGCATCGTTAATAATAAGAAAATCAGTTTAGGAAACCCTAAAATGATTTCACATGCCAACGCCAACCTTTTTCCTGAAATTGAAGCAGCAGCAAAAGCGCATCAAAAAGAAGGAAAAACGGTGTCTTATTTATCCATTGACAACCAAGTTTCGGGGTTTGTAATTATAGGTGATAAAATAAAAAAAACAAGTGCCGAGGCTATAAAGGCGCTTCAGGAAAAAGGCATCGATGTCGTTATGCTTACGGGCGATAATTATGAAACAGCGCAGGCAGTTGCTAAAACACTTCAGTTAAAAGATTTTAATGCCAGTATGTTGCCAGAGCATAAAATGCAAGAAGTTGAAAAACTTCAAAAAGCAGGAAAAATAGTTGCTATGGCAGGCGATGGTATTAATGATGCGCCTGCTTTGGCAAAAAGTGATGTTGGTATAGCTATGGGTACCGGAACCGATGTCGCCATTGAAAGCGCCATGATTACTTTAGTAAAAGGCGATCTGCAAGGCATTGTAAAAGCCAGACATTTAAGTGAAGCCGTTATGAGAAATATTAAACAAAACTTGTTTTTTGCGCTTATTTACAACACTATTGGTGTGCCAATTGCAGCTGGTGTATTGTTTCCTTTTTTCGGAATTTTACTTTCGCCCATGATAGCAGCTTTGGCGATGAGTTTTAGCTCGGTTTCTGTAATAACAAATGCGTTACGATTAAGAAATATAAAAATTTAG
- a CDS encoding heavy-metal-associated domain-containing protein produces MKKVILSLAVVATISLLGCKNEQKQASETTETSSNMTIQEASFGVRGNCEMCKKTIEMAANDVEGVTSAVWDVDKKKINVSFDKSKTTTEAIHNAIAASGYDTQNLAGSQEAYSNLPACCKYDHDMTMNQ; encoded by the coding sequence ATGAAAAAAGTAATTTTAAGTTTAGCAGTAGTAGCAACAATAAGTCTTTTAGGCTGCAAAAATGAACAAAAACAAGCAAGCGAAACAACAGAAACATCAAGTAACATGACAATACAGGAAGCTAGTTTTGGAGTTCGTGGCAACTGTGAAATGTGTAAAAAAACTATTGAGATGGCAGCAAACGATGTTGAAGGTGTAACCAGTGCCGTTTGGGATGTTGATAAAAAGAAAATTAATGTTTCTTTTGATAAAAGTAAAACAACAACAGAAGCTATTCATAACGCTATTGCAGCTTCTGGATACGATACTCAAAACCTAGCAGGAAGCCAGGAAGCTTATAGTAATTTACCTGCCTGTTGTAAATACGATCATGACATGACAATGAATCAATAA